CTTTTCTATTGCTGCTAAAAATTTATATTATTTATTTCTGTTCTATGATAATTTAGAAAAAATAAATATATCAAGTAAGTTCTCTCTTAGGTCGCATAATATATTTTCAGTTTATAATTTTTTGCTTTTAGACTATAAGTGTAAGATAAGAGTAATGTTTGCCAAACTATATTTCATATTTTTTTATCCTATCAACCAATGTTGTTACGCCATGCTCAGCAAGAGGTATAAACTCCAACACCTTTTCACTCCATCCGGCTATAATGTTAACTTTATCTCCTTTGAACTGCTGTGTGCCATATCCTTCCAAATCAACAGCATGAACCCATACGTTTGGATTTATCATCTTTCGGTACCTGTCAACAAGTTTCTGGCACACATAGTCAAAATCAACATTGATTTGATTATCACTGAAAATAATAATTCTGTCAACAAATATATTATTTTTAAGAAGATATTTTATGGGCAAATTAATATCAGTACCGCCACCCGTAATCGGTATGTTCTTTGCATTAGCTATAATATTACCATTCGGGTCAAGAACAACTTTTTTAAGCTCTGTGTCAAATGTAACTGTTATGGTATCCTCACATATATAGTTTGCCATTGCCAAGAAAAGCACTGCTATATCTGCCACACTAAAAGAAGACTCTCTTGAAAGCCTTGTCCATGCCATAGAAGCTGATACATCAGCTGCTATAAACGTCTTTCCTACAAGTTTTGGTATGTTTTTTATAGACTTTTTCAGAACTTCTCCCAAAACTGCATACAGATTATTTGTTCTCAAATGTGAATTTTCAAGCTCTCTGTGTGCAGCAAAAAACCTGAATGGCAAAACTTTGCTGCCTTCTATTCGTTTTTCATCCAAAAGTATTTCATATACTCTATCAATATTCGAAACACTTGCTTTTGACTATACTTCGAAAGTTTCTCAGAAGTGCCATATAAGGAAGTTTTCCAGAATCAATATGCTCTTCCCAAACTTCTTTTTTGTTGCCCTTGGTAGATATTTCAGTTTCCCATGTATATGGAGTAGAAAGCTTATTTTCAATTAGTCTTTTCCATAAATCTGCCTGACCACTGTCTCTGGGCTTTGGATGAAAAATAAATAGAACCCCCCTTAACTTTACAGTAGTACGTCTGTTATCCTTTGCAAGCTGATATTCATCAAATTTATGAAGAGCATCGGTAACACCTTTTTTAAGAGAATTTGGAATTAGCTTCCATATGTTGAAAGATAATATGAAAGTATTTCGGTCATATCATCAGGTCTTTGACAAACTTTCGGAGTTATTCTTCTTACATAATGTTTTCCTTCCTGTGCATGTGCAAGCTCTCCGACAGGCACATGAGAAATGCTCCTCATGCCAAACTCGTTTCTTACAAATATTGTAAGTTTTGCCATAAACTTTAGGTCTTCTTTAATAACCTCTCTAAATTGTCTAAAATCTCTTGTAAATTGTCTCCGTAAAACCTGTCTTCATCAAAAAAAGAAGTCAGAACTTAAGTTACAAGTTTTTCGACAGATCTCATCTTAAACGCTACATGTCTCTCTTTGTTGGAAGTCAGTTCATCTGGATTATATTCACCCGCTTTTTGATTAAATTTCACCCTTATCCCTTCCTTGAATATTCCTCCAAAAACAAAATGAACCAACCCCCATGTATCTCTCTCTTCCGCATTCGAGTTTCAATGGAATAAAAGCAGCAATGTTTTTCAATTTTTCATATAGGTCAAAAACTGTTTTTTGTCTATTAGCAATACTTAGAAACTCTAAAACAGGGGAAAAAAGCGGAAACAGCAACCCACCAGAAAACTGGTGAGTGTGGGAGTTGAACCCAATCCTGACTATCTGAAGTACCTGTTTCCTGCACTACCCCTGTCTTAAGCTAACATGCTTACATCTTACAGATAACGAAATGAAAAATATTATCCCTTTTTGACCAAAAAAGATTTGCTAAACAAACTTTTATATGTAATATAATATCACAACTAAACAAAAATGTAAATTAACTTTTTAAAAATGGCTGTTTCTCTTCCATCTAATTTTAACTGCAAACACTTTTACAAAATTTCCAGCCCAATATCATAATCTTTCTCATTTATCCTTACATGAAAATACCTAACCATGTTTAAGCTTTTCTTAATCTGCCCAATTTTATCCTCAAATTCAGAAAGAACTTGATGAGCTTGCAAAAGGTCAATTGCTTTAAACTTAAGCCTATCTCCCGGTTTTAGCTGTGCAAGCTTTGATAAATCAGGTGAAATAACTGTGGCTATCTTTACATACCCACCTGTAGTTGGGGCGTCTTTTAGAAGGATAATTGGCTTTCCGTTTGCAGGTACCTGAATACTCCCCGGAACAACCCCATCAGTAATTATATCATGTTTTTCTTTTGCTTTTATCGGAGGCCCTTCAAGTCTGTAGCCCATTCTATTAGAATCTTCTGTAATGAGATATGTAGAATTTAAAAAGATTTCGATAGCCTCTTTAGTAAAGTAATTGTCTTGAGGCCCTAATATCACTCTTATTTCCTCTTCTTCAGAATAGATCGGCAAAAACTCATCCCTGATCTTTTTAGGCACAAGACCGTGTTTTGGAACTCCACTTTCAAGTATGTCCCCTTTTGCGATTGGTCTTCCTTTTACTCCACCTAACTTACCATTAACATATGTAGAAAAACTCCCCATTGCAAATTCTCCTTTAAGTCCTCCGGCAACTGCTAAGTATGCTCGAAAACCAGATTTAACTGGTCTAAAGGTTATAACATCTCCCTTTCTTACAGGAAATGATGACCAGCATGGCCGCGAAAAACCATTTACTAAAGGTTGAATTTCTGCACCAGCAACGGCTATCATTGTATCATTTAAAACTTCAAGCACAGGCCCCACCAAGGTTATCTCTAAACAAGGAGCATTTTCATGGTTATCCACTAGAATATTTGCAATTCTAAGTGCAAATTCGTCCATTGCACCTGCATTAGGAACACCTTGACTTTCATAACCATATCTTCCTAAGTCTTGTATTGTTGTGAAAAACCCTGGGTTTAAAACTTTAAAGCATTCCATTTATTACACCTGCTTTCCGGGAAGGCAAGTAATTTGATGTTTTTTAGAATATTTTGTGATTGGCAAAATCACTGATCTTCACTTGATAAACATTCATTTTTACTTCATTCTCTATCTGGTAATACTGTTCTTCTGTTATCCGTACAAACTTTACATAATCACCAGCTTCAAAGAGAAATGGTTTCTGGCTTGATGGATTATATAATTTTACAGGAGTTCGCCCAATTATTCTCCAACCGCCTGGAATAGAAAGTGGATAGATACCTGTTTGACTACCAGCAATACCTACTGAACCTGCTTTTACCTCCGTTCTTGGCTTTTCCAAACGGGGAGTTGCAATTCTTTCAGACATACCCCCTAAATACGCAAATCCCATTGTAAACCCAATCATATAGATTTTATAAAGAGGCTGTGTGTGGATATTTATCACTTCTTCTGCAGTTAAATTATTATATTTTGCTACAAAATCCAAGTCTGGTCCAAATTCCCCGCCATAAACAACTGGAATTTCATACACTTTAGCACTCACAGCTTCTTGGTTTTCAGCTTTGCTTTCGCTAATTTCTTTAACTATTTGTAAAAGCTTTTCATAAGTAATCTTCAAAGGGTTGTATTTAATGAGAAGTGACCTATAAGTTGGAATCACTGAGTCAATACCTTCAATATTCTTTTTTTGGAGCATCTTATAAAGTCTTATAACACTTTCATTGCACTCTTTGCTTATTTCATCACCAAATTCAACTGCAATAGCTCTATCTCCACACACCAAAATTTTAGGCTCTTTGTACATCTTATATCCAACCTCTCTTCACTGCAAAGGCAATTATTACAAAATATTAGCCAGCGGCATAACTTTAACTCCATTTTCTTCTAAAGTTATTTTGATTTTTTTAGCAAATTGTACAGCTTGTGGATTATCACCATGGACACATATTGTATCAACTTTTACTTTAATAAGGCTTCCATCTATGGCTTCACAAACCCCTTCTTTGACCATCTGAAGTACTCTCCTGCAAGCAAGCTCTTGGTCATGAATAATTGCGTTTGGATACTTTCTTAAAACCAAGGTACCATCGGGGTTTATATTTCTGTCAGCAAATACCTCACAAGCAAATCTCAAGCCCACTTTTTGTGCTGCAAATTCCATAGCTGTATTAGCCATCCCAACAAATATGAGGTTTTGGTCTACCAAAGCAATGGATTCAGCAATAGCCAGAGCAAGCTTTTCATCTACTGCCGCCATGTTATACAAAGCACCATGAACCTTTACATGTTGAAGCTTTGTCCCAAAGACCTTTGCAAATGCTTGCAGCGCACCAATTTGATATATAACATAATTCTTTACCTCAAGTGGTGAGATATCCATATTTCTTCTTCCAAATCCCAGCAAATCAGGATATCCAGGATGAGCACCAATCCCCACACCTTTTACAACACATTTTCTGACAGTGTCAGCCATCACATTAGGGTCACCTGCGTGAAATCCACATGCAATATTTGCAGACGAAATTTGCTCTATTACATCATCATCCATCCCTATTTTATATACACCAAAGCTCTCTCCAATATCACTATTTATATCAACTTTGACAACCATTATAATCCCCCATCCCTCTTTTATCCTTTGAAGTAAACAAACTTTAAATCTTTAAATAAAATCCTGTTCTTTCATAAAATTCATTTGCAATTTTATCTACAATACCCTCTGAAACTTCCTCAGCCAATTTTACCCTAACTTCTCTTGTTGTAGGATAAATACTTGGATTTTTTACCAAATCGATGTTATGCCGAGCCAAAATATCTTTCAGAATATTTACCATTTCAACCTGGTTTATTGTCTGTGAAATCCTTATCTCCCAGCCTGTTTTTTGCGAAAGTTCATTGAGCTTATCTTTGTACTTTTCGGCAACAAAGGGTGTTACAAATGATAGTTCAATGTATTTTCCACCCTCTTTTATGCTCTTCTTGTAAACCTTGTCTTTTTCATTTTCAAAATACAGGTCTATCAGGAGCAAAGCCTTGTTCTGCTCCATCCTGTCTTTATTTTGAAGTCTTGCTGTACAATCCTCTTTATTTTCAATGTCAAATATAAGCTCAATGCCTGTCTCATCAAGAAATTTAGAGCACAGTTCCTTCATCGAATCAAATTCTTTGTTTGGTTTTACTACAATAGCATTTATCACAGGATTGTATGAAAATTTTAAAAGCTTAACACCTTCATCTTCTAATAACTTTTGTAGATATTTTTGAGCATATGTTAGATTTATATTTGGATTTACCTCTACCTTCCACAGGGTCTTTTCCTCAAACTCTTTTATTTTATCTTCAAGCCTATTTGCTATGTGTGGAAAGTTAAAATAAAAGGTGACCACAACATTTTCGATATCCATTCCAACTTTGTAAAGTCCAAAATCTTTAAACATTTCAAAAGCAAGTTCTCTCATCTTGTTCTGTTCCATAGGCTTTGGCTTCAGCTTGTCTTCAACTTCAGTTCTTGACAAAATCCTAAAAAGATAAGGTTTTCGTGGATTTTGCTCAAAATATGGGGAAGATTTTAAAAGTTCAAATACCCTATTTACCTCATCTCTTTCTAAAAACTGTTTCCCATTCCAAATCAGAATTGCATGCTCTGCTGTAATATGGTTTGCTTCTTGTTTGCTTTCAAGAAGATATTCCCACAAACTTTTGATATTTTCTTCATTCAGAGGTTCAATGTTACTTAGTTTTTTGACATTGAAAAATGAAAGCTGTCTTCTTGGCTTTTCAATTGAAATTGTATTCATCTCTCCATTTTGCGGAATTAAAACAGCACTTTCTATCTCTTTTATTGCCATATCCGATAGTTGCGAAATTGCCTCCTCACTTCCATGAGCAAAAACTACAGTTTTTGGTTTTAGCATTGCTAAAAATCCTAATATACTATCCCTGTCTGCATGTGCAGAAAGACCATACTTTTCAACCTTGCACTTTACTTCATATTCCTTGCCATTTAGTTCAATCTTTCTCTCACTCTCTGGAAGCTCAGTCAGTTCAAGAAGTTTCCTGCCCGGCGACTCTTCGTCTTGATATCCTGTAATTGCAATCAGCGCATTTTGATTTTCTACTAATTTCTCTGCATAGAATACAGAAGGACCGCCAGTTAACATTCCTGAGCTTGAAATGATAACACATGGGTCTGATGAGGACATAATCTCTTCTCTTTGTTTTTTGTCAGTAATTATATCGATGTTATCTGATAAAAAAATCTCTTCACCTTTCAATACTTTTTTGTAATATCTTGAAGACAAAAATGTTGGATTGTTTTTATAAACTCTTATGACTTCTCTTACCATTCCATCAATAAATACATTGAACTCTACTTTTTTCTTTTTCATGTAGTTTCTTAAAATCAAAATTATCTCCTGCGCTCTTCCAATTGCAAATGCAGGAATTAAAACTTTGCCTCCTTTTGAAATAAATTCGTATATACTGTTAAATAGTCTTTCCTCCTCATAGTTTCTGTTGGTATGAAGCCTGTCACCATAGGTTGACTCACAAATTACAACATCTGGTCTTATTTTAGGAATTGATGCTTTGTCAACAGTAAGCTGCTTGTCAGTGGAAAAATCTCCTGTGTATAGAACACTCCCTTCCTGAGTTTGTATAAAAATCATCGAAGCACCAAGGATATGTCCTGCAGGGAAAAAAGTAACCTTTATCCCTTCTAAAGGCTCAAATGTACAATTAAACCCGTATGTGATTGTTCTATCAAGTAAATCTTCAACATTCTTTTCTGCATAAATAGGAATCTCATCTTCTTTTGAGTCCATAATCTTTAAGCTGTCGTACAAAAGCACTTTTATCAAATCTTTTGTTGGCTGATTGGTATAGAAGAATATATGAGGATACTCTCTTGCAATAAGCGGAAGACTCCCTATGTGGTCAAGGTGAGCATGTGAAATAAGACAGATATCAGCCCCACCAAGCTCGCGAAGAAGTTGCAAGTTTGGTAGCTTGTCTTCTTTCATTCTTATGCCAGAGTCAACTAAGATGTTCTTGCCACCAGCTTTAATTAAAACACAAGATGCACCAACCTCTTTAGCACCACCTAAGAAAACTATCTCCATTTTTTCAGCTCAACTCCATATCCAGATTTTTATTAAAGCTTAGCTCAGCTATGACCATACCAATTAAGATTAAACCACATCCTATGTAAGAAATCAAAGGCAAAATTTCAGTTGTGTGAGTAACTGTAGAAGGAATTAATGCAGAAAATATCGCACCAAACACAGGTTCGGCAGAGAATATCAAAGCCGTGTGAGTTGGTGTTGTGTATTTTTGAACAAAAACTTGTGCTGTAAAAGCAAGAGCCGTTCCAAAAATGCCTGTGATTAAGATTGTAAGTATTGAATTTAATGTAAGCTTGATACTAAAAGGATTTACTCCAAAAAACAAAGAAAAAATAATATACAAAACAGCAGCGCTCATGAGCTGAAATATTGCAATGTTGATTGTACTCACATCTTCTTTTGATGTAAAGATGTCAATGAATATAATCTGAAAGACAAATCCAAAGTCTGCAAGCAAGGTAAGAAAATCTCCAAAATTAAAATGTGAGATTTTAGCTCCATTTAAAAGGAAGAGCCCTACAAAAGCAAAAATTACACCAACTATGACATTTACTCTGGGAATCTTTCTTTCAATTATACCTGCAAAAATAGGCACTAAAACTACTGTCAAACCTGTTATAAACGCTGATTTTGATGCGTACGTGTATTTTAATCCCACAACCTGCAGAGCCATTCCTAAGAAAAGAAAAAAACCAATTATGCTTCCATAAACTATTTCTTTTGGTTTTAATTTTTTAAGATTTCTCCAGAATATTGCTGTGACAACAAGCCATGCTAACAAAAACCTTATTGCCAAAAATGTCAAAGGATGAAGCTGGGAGATTGTATTCTTCATAAGTACAAATGAACTTCCCCACACCATTGTGACAAAAAGAAGTATTCCATCCGCTAAAATCCTTTTTCTTGTGCTCAATTTAATACTTCTTCCTTTCATTTAAAATTTTGTAAACAAACTTAAAGGGCTGCCAATATTGCTCTTCAGACAGCCCCTTTAAAAATCCAGCTAAACAGTTTATTTTCTTTAAACTGTTCACAATATCTTTTGCAAAAACTGTCTTGTTCTCTCTTCTTTCGGGTTTGTAAAAATCTCATCCGGAAGCCCCTCTTCGATTATCCTCCCTTTGTCCATAAACACAACCCTGTCAGCAACCTCTCTTGCAAACCCCATCTCGTGAGTTACAACAAGCATTGTCATTCCTTCATTTGCAAGCTCTTTCATAACGTTCAAAACCTCGCCGACAAGTTCAGGGTCGAGTGCCGATGTCGGCTCATCAAACAGCATCACTTTAGGTTTCATGGCTAAAGCTCTTGCAATAGCAACTCTTTGCTGCTGCCCACCAGAAAGCTGAGCAGGGTATGAATTTGCCTTATCTTTTAATCCCACCTTATCAAGAAGCTCAAGCCCAATCTCAATTGCTTCTTCCTTTTTCATTTTATTGACAACAATCGGACCAATTATGACATTCTCAAGTGCTGTCATGTGAGGGAAAAGGTTAAATCGCTGAAACACCATCCCTATCTGAGAACAAAACTTTGCTATCTCCTTTGGGCTGTGCTTTTTGTGTTTTTCATGAAGCCTTTTGTCTTCAATCACAAACCCATCAATCTCGATGTACCCTGAGTTAATCCTCTCTAAGTGATTAAGACACCTCAAAAAAGTGCTCTTGCCTGAACCAGAAGGTCCTATAATTACTACAACCTCTCCTCTGTCAACTTCCAATGAAATCTTGTCCAATATGAGGTTGTGTCCAAAGTATTTGACGATGTCCTTTGCTATTATCATCTTCTTTTTTGTCATCTCACTGTCCTTCATATCTCCCCAGCCTCTTTTCAAGCCAATTAAATATTGTGGAAAAAACTGTGGTGAGTGCTAAATAAATAATAAGCGCAGCAATATAAATCTCTGCATCCCTTCCTGTTTGAGATGCTTTTAGCTGTGCTGCACGCATTAGTTCAACCATTCCTATTGTTGACACAAGTGATGAGTCTTTCAATAGCGCAATAAATTCATTGCCAATAGGTGGTATAAGTCTTTTGTATGTCTGTGGCACAATTACATACCTCATTGTCTGAAGGTATGTCATACCCAAGGCTTTTGCTGCTTCATACTGACCTTTGTCAATAGACAAAATAGCAGCTCTTATTATCTCTGCTGTGTATGCCCCAGAGTTAATAATAAGAGCAATTGCTCCTGCCAAAAAAGCAGGCAGTGTAAGTGCGGGAATAATTTTGGGAAGACCATAGTAAATGAAGAATATCTGCAAAAGTAGCGGAGTACCTCTAAATAGCCAAACATAAAAGCTACCTATTAAATTTAAAATTTTCAGCTTCGAAATTCTAAACAGCGCTGCAATCAGTCCAAAAACAAGCCCAATTGTTACTGCAATTGCAGTAAGCTCGATTGTAACAACGCTTGCTTTCAAAAGCACAGGGAAGTATTTTATTATGACATTTTCAGCCAACTTTTGCCACCTCTATTTACTTGGTAATATCTTCGCCAAACCATTTCTTTGATATCTTTGCGATAGTTCCATCTTCCTTTAGCTGATTCAAAATCTTTTGAATCTCTTCATAAAGATCTTTATCCTCTTTTCTGAGTGCAATACCAACAGGCTCCTTTTCAAGCTCAGCTGGTGCTATATCAAACTTTTCAGGGTTTTGTTTTTTGTAGTAATATGCAACAACACTATCAATTACAACAGCCTTTATTCTCCCAATGTCCAGATCATTAAAAGCATCAGTAATCCTCTCATACCTTGTTACATCTTTTTCATAGTTTATAAACTTCATCTTTTGAACAGCACTATCACCTGTGGTGTTTGCCTGAACACCTATCTTAATACCTTTCAAATCTTCAAAACTCTTAATAGAGGTATCGCCTTTTTTAACAGCAATAACCTGACGAATATAAAGGTATGGGCCAGCTAAGTTAAATGCCTTCTTTCTTTCATCTGTAATACTAAAGCATGAAATTATGGCATCAAATTTCTTGGATTTGAGAGCACTTTGAATCCCGCTCCAGTCAACTGCAACAATTTTAAGTTTGGCACCAAGCCTTTTTGCTATTTCATTTGCAAGGTCAACATCAAACCCAACTGTGTTGTTGTTATCATCTGTAAACTCCATGGGCGGGAACGTATTGTCCATTCCAACTACAAACTCTTTATTTTGTTTTATTTTTTGCAGTGTGGAAATGTTTTGGTTTTTATTACTACAACCACTCAAAAATGTAGCTATAAATAGAACAAGTAGACAAATAGTAATTAGTTTTTTATACACCACCTTCATACTCCTTTCGTTGGTCAGATTTATAAACATACGTTATAATTATACACCCATTTTTGTTTTTATCAATACCTTATTTCTGGCTCTCATTGTACCTATCTTAATACAGCTTTGCTCAAAATGTATGCAATCCACTCACGTGTTGCAAAGCTATTCAATTTTAAAACATTTATCTCTTTTTCGCTCAGAAGATTATTGTCAATAAAGGCATTTATATAATCATTTGCCCACGACTTATAATCTTTCTTTGAAACAGCCTCTAATTTTAAATATCTTGCAATAATAGTAATTGCCTGCTCATAAGTAATGCCATCTTGTGGCTTAAAGTACAAAACCCCATTTTTGCCTTTCACACCTGTTAATATCCCCATTTTAGCCAAAGTTTCAATCTCATTTTTCGCCCAGCAATCTTTTATATCTGCAAAAGAATATCTTGTTACACTTTGATTTGTCTTTATATCAAAAACATTTACAAAAAGCTTTGCAAACTCTTGGCGTGTTACGCCTTTTTTGGGCCTGAAAGTACCATCTTTATATCCATCAATCTTTCCAATACTTGCAAGGTATAAGATATAATCTTTATATGGAGAATCTTTAATATCGCTAAACAAAGGGGAACCATTTGAATTTACCAATATTACTCTTACCGGCATCAGAAACATGCTTTGTGGTATAAGAACTGTATTTGTGTCAGAAATTAAATTTTTCTTATCTGAAAAATATATACTCACCTGATTGTCAGAATCCCTGGTAAATCCTTTCACATAATAAGTTTTGTTACTCTTCGAATAAAGCGTCACCTTCATATAATTTGTGCCATTGTAATAATACTCTACCTTGCACCACACATCAGCTGCAAAAGTTTTGATTGCGCTAAATATTAATAAAATAAAAATGCACAAGCTCAATATTCTTTTTCTCAATTTTTAAACTGCCCCCTTACTTTCCAGTAATTCTTGAAACAATGTGATAAAACACTGCCAAAACATACTCTCTTGTTGCAGTCTCTTTTGGATTGAACGTCACATAGTCAAAAAGCCATCCCATTTTATAAGCTTTCTTAATTGAATCAATATATGCATCGTCAACCCCTATCTTATTCCACGCCACATCTTCAGTAGCAATCTTATCACCTGTGTAAATCTCATAAAATTTAACAAGCATATCAACTGCAGCTTCTTTTGTAAGATAAGAATTATCATCAATGCTGCTAATAAGACCTGCTTTATATGCCTTTTCTACATATTCACTTATAACCCCAAACCTGTAAAGTTTTTTCTTCTCTGCAAAGTAAACCAAAAATGAAGCCAATTCTAACTTTCCAACAGGATTTTTTATGCCTATGGAACTACTTTGGTCATCACTTGGAATGGTTTGAAATAAATAATAGAGTTTTGCTGCATAACTACTTTGTACAATGTCATTGTAAAAGCTTTTTCTTGTAAGTACAACTGCTTGTGGATAGTTTAAGATGAAAGATACATTTTTGTTATCATTTGAAAGCTTATAAGAACTCGGTAGCTTCCAGTTCATAATAACCGGATCAAATACATAAGGTACGATGGTTGACCAAGGTTCCCTATTTGAAATACTAAAACTTATTGGAGAGTTAAAACTGCTAATACCAATTTGCTGTGTTGATGTCAAGGCCAAAAATTTTATGTCATAAATTTCTGAGATAGCATTTGGTATGTTAAACTTGCTACTGCTCTTTACAAAAGAAAGCTGTACATATATATTACTTGGCGAAAAATTAGAAATGGAAAGCTTTTTTAACTCATCTACATTAAGACTGCTAAAATCAAACTCGGCATTTGCTTCATCCAAGATAACTTGACAACTCTTGTTAAGTCTTATAAGTGCACCTAAAACATCATATCTTATCTTTAATACAAACTGCGAAATTACATTATTTGCCCTTTTTGTAAAGTCAATTACAACTGGTTTTGAATCTAATGTGCTATTTACGTATTTATAGGTAATTTCAATAGTCATTGTCTTGTTAGAAACATCTTCAGTTATCACCGTAGGAGCTGTTGTATCTTCAACTGGTTCAACTACCCCTGTGTATTCACTCACATCCTTTTTTGTAACAAATGAGATAATGTCAGTGGCCTGCGACATTTGCCCGTCTGAGCCAATTGCAAAAAGCCTTGCATAGTAACGTGTGTTGGGCTTGAGCTTCTCAACTTTGTACTCTGTCGCGTCTACATCAGTTGTATACTTTTGCGAGTTTGTAAAAGCAATGTTATCCGCAACCTCTATCATGTACTTTCTTCCTGTTTCTGCAAGTTCCCATACAAAAACAACATAGTCTTTGCCGTAATCTTTTATTCCAAAGGCAATTGGCGTCTTTGGTGGTGGCATTTTTTGCGTCTTCCCAAAGACAGGACTACTATAGTCTGAATAAATTCTCTGGTTGTCTTTTATGATATAAGCTCTTACCCTAAAGTAGTACAATGTATCTGGCTTCAAATCTTTTGCTGTAAAATAACAAATACCTGTTTGATAGTCAATCTCTTTTATAGAAGGCTTGAAACTATCAGATATTGTTTTCCATCCACTACTATTTTTTATATCCTCCGAAATCTGAATCTCAAAATAGAGGTTTTCCATAAACTGCCATGAAAGTGTTATGGTATTGTATGTAGTTGATACTACACTCAAATTTTCGACAATCGGCGGCTTTGAGGGAAGAGGCACTTCATACTTTGCAAGTGTTGTTGCCATAACTACATTTGAAGGCAGTGAATAATAGTCTTTGTTGTCTATCCTCCTAATTGCTCTTATGAAAAATACATATCTTGTATCAGGATTTAAATTTCCCACCTTAAAAGTTATCTTGCCACTTGAGTCAATTTGAGGATTTGAAAGTACAATTCTTTGAAAATTTGTCAAGTCAAGATTTTCTGGGTGAGTAAGGTCCATACCATCCTTATAGAGTGCAAAGTTCACCTCATATGATATACTCTGGTCAATTACAGGTGGTTGAGTACCTGCAATGTAAATAGGCGTCCAAGAAAGCGTTACACTATCATATGTGCAGTACACCACAGAAAGTGATGTGGGGGTGGTTGGCGGAGCAATATCTCCAGATAGTGTATAGGAGATTGCCATGGCGGGTGTTGATTCTCTGTATATGTAAGTACCAGATTCATAGTCGAAGAACCTTTTCTTTACAACTACTTTTAAGACATATACAGTATTTTTTTCAAGTCCAGTAATGTCAAATCT
This Caldicellulosiruptor changbaiensis DNA region includes the following protein-coding sequences:
- a CDS encoding DMT family transporter; the protein is MSTRKRILADGILLFVTMVWGSSFVLMKNTISQLHPLTFLAIRFLLAWLVVTAIFWRNLKKLKPKEIVYGSIIGFFLFLGMALQVVGLKYTYASKSAFITGLTVVLVPIFAGIIERKIPRVNVIVGVIFAFVGLFLLNGAKISHFNFGDFLTLLADFGFVFQIIFIDIFTSKEDVSTINIAIFQLMSAAVLYIIFSLFFGVNPFSIKLTLNSILTILITGIFGTALAFTAQVFVQKYTTPTHTALIFSAEPVFGAIFSALIPSTVTHTTEILPLISYIGCGLILIGMVIAELSFNKNLDMELS
- a CDS encoding amino acid ABC transporter ATP-binding protein, yielding MKDSEMTKKKMIIAKDIVKYFGHNLILDKISLEVDRGEVVVIIGPSGSGKSTFLRCLNHLERINSGYIEIDGFVIEDKRLHEKHKKHSPKEIAKFCSQIGMVFQRFNLFPHMTALENVIIGPIVVNKMKKEEAIEIGLELLDKVGLKDKANSYPAQLSGGQQQRVAIARALAMKPKVMLFDEPTSALDPELVGEVLNVMKELANEGMTMLVVTHEMGFAREVADRVVFMDKGRIIEEGLPDEIFTNPKEERTRQFLQKIL
- a CDS encoding amino acid ABC transporter permease; this translates as MAENVIIKYFPVLLKASVVTIELTAIAVTIGLVFGLIAALFRISKLKILNLIGSFYVWLFRGTPLLLQIFFIYYGLPKIIPALTLPAFLAGAIALIINSGAYTAEIIRAAILSIDKGQYEAAKALGMTYLQTMRYVIVPQTYKRLIPPIGNEFIALLKDSSLVSTIGMVELMRAAQLKASQTGRDAEIYIAALIIYLALTTVFSTIFNWLEKRLGRYEGQ
- a CDS encoding ABC transporter substrate-binding protein, yielding MYKKLITICLLVLFIATFLSGCSNKNQNISTLQKIKQNKEFVVGMDNTFPPMEFTDDNNNTVGFDVDLANEIAKRLGAKLKIVAVDWSGIQSALKSKKFDAIISCFSITDERKKAFNLAGPYLYIRQVIAVKKGDTSIKSFEDLKGIKIGVQANTTGDSAVQKMKFINYEKDVTRYERITDAFNDLDIGRIKAVVIDSVVAYYYKKQNPEKFDIAPAELEKEPVGIALRKEDKDLYEEIQKILNQLKEDGTIAKISKKWFGEDITK
- a CDS encoding S-layer homology domain-containing protein, coding for MRKRILSLCIFILLIFSAIKTFAADVWCKVEYYYNGTNYMKVTLYSKSNKTYYVKGFTRDSDNQVSIYFSDKKNLISDTNTVLIPQSMFLMPVRVILVNSNGSPLFSDIKDSPYKDYILYLASIGKIDGYKDGTFRPKKGVTRQEFAKLFVNVFDIKTNQSVTRYSFADIKDCWAKNEIETLAKMGILTGVKGKNGVLYFKPQDGITYEQAITIIARYLKLEAVSKKDYKSWANDYINAFIDNNLLSEKEINVLKLNSFATREWIAYILSKAVLR